Proteins encoded together in one Marispirochaeta sp. window:
- a CDS encoding transposase → MRKSYNTAFKSKVALEAIKEQETIQQIALKYDVHPNQVSQWKKQLPDNLPATFERPNKKREEERRLEQERDQLLRTVGELTVVNEFLKKKHREYYGKDPE, encoded by the coding sequence ATGAGGAAGAGCTACAACACCGCATTCAAATCGAAAGTGGCACTTGAGGCTATCAAGGAGCAGGAGACCATACAGCAGATTGCACTTAAATACGATGTGCATCCGAACCAGGTATCGCAGTGGAAAAAGCAGCTGCCGGACAATCTTCCTGCGACTTTCGAGCGTCCTAATAAGAAGCGAGAAGAGGAGCGCAGGCTTGAGCAGGAGCGCGACCAACTGCTGCGAACTGTTGGAGAACTGACAGTTGTGAACGAATTCCTCAAAAAAAAACACCGCGAGTATTACGGGAAAGATCCGGAATGA